Proteins encoded by one window of Streptomyces sp. LX-29:
- a CDS encoding MFS transporter, with the protein MTAVPAETTTAAPDAAPPDGGHPQRWLILGVICLAQLTVLIDNTVLNVAIPSLTEEMDASTADIQWMVNAYSLVQSGLLLTAGSSADRYGRKKMLAIGLALFGLGSLAAGLSQTTEQLIAARASMGVGGALLLTTTLAVAMQIFSAEERIRAISVWAAVNALGFATGPLLGGVMLDHFWWGAIFLVNLPVVAIGLVAVLALVPESKNREGDRPDLVGAVLSTVGMVGVVYAIISGPEHGWTAAPVVAGGTLGLLVLGGFVLWERRVPYPMLDLRFFRDRRFSAAVVGAVVITFGMGGALFLLTQQLQFVRGYGPLEAGLRTAPLALTIVALNFTGISARVTRLLGLPGALCTGMTLIAVGLTDVAFLGGAGHGYGGLLLGLVLIGAGCAFANPAMAEAIMSAIPQEKAGVGAGVDGTVVEFGNGLGVAVLGAVLNARFVALLPAVAAGAGSLPAALESTDAGSADRAAVVDAFASGLQTSQLVGAAGVLVGGVLSALLLRRAQRLSAATPAE; encoded by the coding sequence ATGACGGCGGTGCCAGCAGAGACCACCACCGCCGCGCCGGATGCGGCACCCCCGGACGGGGGCCATCCGCAGCGCTGGCTGATCCTGGGCGTCATCTGCCTCGCCCAGCTCACCGTGCTGATCGACAACACCGTGCTGAACGTCGCCATCCCCTCCCTCACCGAGGAGATGGACGCGTCCACCGCGGACATCCAGTGGATGGTCAACGCCTACTCCCTGGTCCAGTCCGGTCTGCTGCTGACCGCCGGCAGCTCGGCCGACCGCTACGGCCGCAAGAAGATGCTCGCCATCGGGCTGGCGCTGTTCGGTCTCGGCTCGCTGGCGGCCGGACTCTCGCAGACGACGGAACAGCTGATAGCCGCCCGCGCCAGCATGGGCGTCGGCGGGGCGCTGCTGCTCACCACCACGCTCGCCGTCGCGATGCAGATCTTCTCCGCGGAGGAGCGGATCCGGGCGATCAGCGTCTGGGCCGCGGTCAACGCCCTGGGCTTCGCCACCGGGCCGCTGCTCGGCGGGGTGATGCTGGACCACTTCTGGTGGGGTGCGATCTTCCTGGTCAACCTGCCGGTGGTGGCGATCGGACTGGTCGCCGTCCTGGCGCTGGTGCCGGAGTCCAAGAACCGAGAGGGCGACCGGCCGGACCTGGTGGGCGCGGTGCTCTCCACCGTCGGCATGGTCGGGGTCGTCTACGCGATCATCTCCGGCCCGGAGCACGGCTGGACCGCCGCCCCGGTGGTCGCCGGCGGCACCCTGGGGCTGCTGGTCCTCGGCGGCTTCGTCCTGTGGGAGCGCCGGGTCCCGTACCCCATGCTGGATCTGCGCTTCTTCCGCGACCGTCGGTTCTCCGCGGCCGTGGTCGGCGCGGTCGTCATCACCTTCGGCATGGGTGGGGCGCTCTTCCTGCTGACCCAGCAGCTCCAGTTCGTCCGCGGCTACGGGCCGCTGGAGGCCGGGCTGCGGACGGCGCCGCTCGCGCTCACCATCGTGGCGCTCAACTTCACCGGGATCTCCGCGCGGGTCACCCGCCTGCTCGGCCTGCCGGGCGCGCTGTGCACCGGGATGACGCTGATCGCGGTGGGGCTCACCGACGTCGCCTTCCTCGGCGGAGCGGGCCATGGCTACGGCGGGCTGCTGCTCGGCCTGGTGCTCATCGGCGCGGGCTGTGCCTTCGCCAACCCCGCGATGGCGGAGGCGATCATGAGCGCCATCCCGCAGGAGAAGGCGGGCGTGGGCGCGGGTGTCGACGGCACGGTGGTGGAGTTCGGCAACGGACTCGGCGTCGCCGTCCTCGGCGCCGTCCTCAACGCCCGCTTCGTCGCGCTGCTGCCCGCCGTCGCCGCCGGTGCCGGCTCGCTGCCCGCCGCGCTCGAGTCGACGGATGCGGGGAGCGCGGACCGGGCGGCCGTCGTGGACGCCTTCGCCTCCGGGCTCCAGACCAGCCAGCTGGTCGGTGCGGCCGGGGTGCTGGTCGGCGGGGTGCTGTCGGCGCTGCTGTTGCGGCGCGCCCAGCGGCTCTCGGCCGCGACGCCCGCGGAATAG
- a CDS encoding response regulator transcription factor, translating to MKTTSPQGRSELSRSDGGPVRLLVVDDGSALTDLLSTALRYEGWEVHTADDAAEALRAVRERRPDAVVLDVTSPGAAADLPTRLRHARPGVPVLYLVAKDAAAERFAGLTAGGDDCLAKPFALEEVVARLRALLRRSGAAAARSAASLIVGDLVLDEDSREVSRGGTEIHLTATEFELLRYLMRNPRRVLSKAQILDRVWSYDFDGRANVVELYISYLRRKVDAGRSPMIHTRRGAGYLIKPAG from the coding sequence ATGAAGACGACCTCGCCCCAGGGGCGTTCCGAGCTGTCGCGGTCCGACGGAGGTCCCGTCCGGCTGCTGGTGGTGGACGACGGTTCGGCGCTCACCGACCTGCTCTCGACGGCCCTGCGTTACGAAGGCTGGGAGGTGCACACGGCCGACGACGCCGCCGAGGCGCTGCGCGCCGTACGGGAGCGGCGCCCGGACGCCGTCGTGCTCGATGTCACGAGCCCGGGCGCGGCCGCCGACCTGCCGACCCGGCTGCGGCACGCGCGGCCCGGGGTGCCGGTGCTCTATCTCGTGGCCAAGGACGCGGCCGCGGAGCGGTTCGCCGGGTTGACCGCCGGCGGCGACGACTGTCTCGCCAAGCCGTTCGCCCTGGAGGAGGTGGTGGCCCGGCTGCGGGCCCTGCTGCGCAGGTCCGGCGCGGCCGCCGCACGGAGCGCCGCTTCGCTGATCGTCGGCGACCTGGTGCTGGACGAGGACAGCCGCGAGGTGTCGCGGGGCGGCACGGAGATCCACCTCACCGCCACCGAGTTCGAGCTGCTGCGCTACCTCATGCGCAACCCGCGGCGGGTGCTCAGCAAGGCGCAGATCCTCGACCGGGTCTGGAGCTACGACTTCGACGGCCGGGCCAACGTCGTCGAGCTCTACATCTCATACCTGCGGCGCAAGGTCGACGCCGGGCGTAGCCCGATGATCCACACCCGGCGGGGGGCGGGATATCTGATCAAGCCGGCCGGTTAG
- a CDS encoding MerR family transcriptional regulator has protein sequence MRIGELARVTGVTPRALRHYEQAGLLSSERGHNGYRDYPERAVRRVRNIRYLLDAGLTLEDVSCFLPCLDGDLAKGPVGATGLNVARNRLAVLDARIAAQTRVRDRLASALRAADAGEPDAGEPDASVLDPSDASDDPSGPPVGSRA, from the coding sequence TTGCGGATCGGGGAACTCGCACGGGTGACGGGGGTGACCCCGCGTGCCCTGCGCCACTACGAGCAGGCCGGGCTGCTCAGCTCCGAGCGGGGGCACAACGGCTACCGGGACTACCCCGAGCGGGCCGTCCGGCGGGTGCGCAACATCCGCTACCTGCTGGATGCCGGGCTCACCCTGGAGGACGTGAGCTGCTTCCTCCCCTGCCTGGACGGCGACCTCGCCAAGGGGCCCGTCGGAGCCACGGGTCTGAACGTCGCGCGCAACCGGCTCGCCGTCCTGGACGCCCGCATCGCCGCCCAGACGCGGGTACGGGACCGGCTGGCGAGCGCCCTGCGCGCGGCGGACGCCGGCGAGCCGGACGCCGGCGAGCCGGACGCTTCCGTGCTGGACCCGTCGGACGCGTCGGACGACCCGTCGGGGCCGCCGGTCGGGTCACGGGCCTGA
- a CDS encoding SDR family oxidoreductase, translating to MNHTSESDNTLRGKVAVVTGAGTGIGRATARDLAAAGARVVAVGRRPGPLAETADGFPGIHPLAADITADTAPDDIVRSVLDTHGRLDILVNNAGIVRGGTFGGVTRELFETQLATNLIAPALLTQAALPALEAAGGVVVNVSTAVGQRGWPGGWVYASTKTALELLTRSWAVELAPRGVRVVAVAPGAIETPIADHSGFTPEERTATRAWQIAHTPLGRVGGAEEVSWAITQLVSPGASFVTGVVLPVDGGAVVG from the coding sequence ATGAACCACACGAGCGAGAGCGACAACACGCTGCGCGGCAAGGTCGCCGTCGTCACCGGGGCCGGTACCGGGATCGGCCGCGCCACGGCGCGGGACCTGGCGGCCGCGGGCGCGCGGGTGGTCGCGGTGGGGCGCCGGCCCGGGCCGCTGGCCGAGACCGCCGACGGCTTCCCCGGCATCCACCCGCTGGCCGCCGACATCACCGCCGACACCGCCCCGGACGACATCGTGCGGAGCGTGCTGGACACCCACGGCAGGCTCGACATCCTCGTCAACAACGCGGGGATCGTGCGGGGCGGCACCTTCGGCGGCGTCACCCGCGAGCTCTTCGAGACCCAGTTGGCGACCAACCTCATCGCCCCGGCCCTGCTGACCCAGGCCGCGCTGCCCGCGCTCGAGGCGGCCGGCGGAGTGGTCGTCAACGTCAGTACGGCGGTGGGGCAGCGCGGCTGGCCGGGCGGGTGGGTCTACGCCTCGACCAAGACGGCCCTCGAACTGCTCACCCGCAGCTGGGCGGTGGAGCTCGCCCCGCGCGGCGTACGGGTGGTGGCCGTCGCCCCCGGAGCCATCGAGACCCCGATCGCCGACCACTCCGGTTTCACTCCCGAGGAGCGCACGGCCACCCGCGCCTGGCAGATCGCCCACACCCCGCTGGGCCGCGTCGGCGGCGCCGAGGAGGTCTCCTGGGCCATCACCCAACTGGTTTCGCCAGGCGCGTCGTTCGTGACCGGCGTGGTCCTCCCGGTGGACGGCGGCGCCGTAGTCGGCTGA
- a CDS encoding class I SAM-dependent methyltransferase — protein MAGSTFEDLVAEAETAPVEGWDFSWLAGRATEERPSWGYQRLMGERMARASAALDIQTGGGEVLAGVPKLPPLTVATESWPPNVAKATRLLHPLGAVVVSDEDEPPLPFADEAFDLVVSRHPVTVWWEEIARVLRPGGTYLSQQVGPASVFELVEYFLGPQPEEVRRRRHPDDARRAAEAAGLEVVDLRAESLRTEFHDIGAVIYFLRKVIWMVPGFTVDAYRDRLRELHDRIRSEGPFLAHTTRFLIEARKPA, from the coding sequence ATGGCAGGCAGCACGTTTGAAGATCTGGTGGCGGAGGCGGAGACGGCCCCGGTGGAGGGCTGGGACTTCTCCTGGCTGGCCGGCCGGGCCACCGAGGAGCGCCCGTCATGGGGCTACCAGCGCCTGATGGGCGAGCGGATGGCACGGGCCTCGGCCGCGCTGGACATCCAGACCGGCGGTGGAGAGGTGCTGGCGGGCGTGCCGAAGCTGCCGCCGCTGACGGTCGCCACGGAGTCCTGGCCCCCGAACGTCGCCAAGGCGACGCGGCTGCTGCATCCGCTCGGGGCGGTCGTCGTCAGCGACGAGGACGAGCCGCCGCTGCCCTTCGCCGACGAGGCGTTCGACCTGGTGGTCAGCCGGCACCCGGTGACCGTGTGGTGGGAGGAGATCGCCCGCGTCCTCCGCCCGGGAGGCACGTACCTGTCCCAGCAGGTCGGCCCGGCCAGCGTCTTCGAGCTGGTCGAGTACTTCCTCGGCCCCCAGCCGGAGGAGGTCCGCCGCCGCCGGCACCCCGACGACGCCCGCCGGGCCGCCGAGGCGGCCGGGCTGGAAGTCGTCGATCTGCGCGCGGAGTCGCTGCGCACCGAGTTCCACGACATCGGCGCGGTGATCTACTTCCTGCGGAAGGTCATCTGGATGGTGCCGGGCTTCACGGTCGACGCGTACCGGGACCGACTGCGCGAGCTGCACGACCGGATCCGGTCCGAGGGCCCGTTCCTGGCGCACACCACCCGCTTCCTGATCGAGGCCCGCAAGCCGGCCTGA
- the cutA gene encoding divalent-cation tolerance protein CutA → MADFLIVITTVDNQDAARTLSRSAVEASLAASGQVTGPIETTYRHLGEVSEGTEYQVTFRTTGDRREALEKHLVDNHPYDSPEVIAFTIDAGRAEYLDWITRATR, encoded by the coding sequence ATGGCTGACTTCTTGATCGTAATCACGACCGTGGACAATCAGGACGCTGCGCGGACGCTGTCGCGCTCGGCGGTGGAGGCGAGCCTAGCCGCTTCCGGGCAGGTGACCGGGCCCATCGAGACGACGTACCGCCACCTCGGCGAAGTTTCAGAGGGCACCGAGTATCAGGTGACGTTCCGTACGACCGGTGACCGGCGCGAGGCACTGGAGAAGCACCTGGTGGACAACCACCCCTACGACTCGCCGGAGGTCATCGCGTTCACGATCGATGCCGGCCGTGCGGAGTACCTGGACTGGATCACCCGGGCCACCCGCTAG
- a CDS encoding NUDIX domain-containing protein, whose amino-acid sequence MARTEYYDDPEAPKPNSLVVAASAVVTDDEGRILLQRRRDNDLWALPGGGMEMTDSLPGAAIREVKEETGLDVEITGLVGTYTDPRHVIAYSDGEVRRQFNVCFTARVVGGHLEISDESTELQFVKREELDDLPMHHTQRLRLRHYMERRVSPYLG is encoded by the coding sequence ATGGCGCGGACCGAGTACTACGACGATCCGGAGGCTCCCAAGCCGAACAGCCTGGTGGTTGCGGCGTCCGCAGTGGTCACCGATGACGAGGGACGCATCCTGCTCCAGCGCCGACGAGACAACGACCTGTGGGCGCTACCTGGCGGCGGAATGGAGATGACCGACTCACTGCCGGGCGCAGCCATCCGTGAGGTTAAAGAAGAGACCGGCCTGGATGTCGAGATCACGGGCCTCGTCGGGACGTATACCGATCCGCGGCATGTGATCGCCTACTCGGACGGTGAGGTGCGCCGACAGTTCAACGTCTGCTTCACCGCGCGTGTAGTCGGTGGACATCTTGAGATCTCCGACGAGTCAACAGAGCTCCAATTCGTTAAGCGTGAAGAGCTAGACGACCTACCTATGCATCACACGCAGCGTCTGCGTCTGCGTCACTATATGGAGCGCCGCGTAAGCCCTTACCTTGGATGA
- a CDS encoding XRE family transcriptional regulator — protein MSNERLRAAMAAGGWTYATLADKVEVDPKSVERWVNLARTPRRTTALRAAETLGEDVHALWPALRQARAARAVSPELVALYEQRADIPVSAFVDMLKQASERIDVLVYAAVFLHEAYPRLNDLLAERAAKGCAVRIAIGDAGSINVQQRGQEERFGHGIESRCRLALMHYRSLIGTPGVEVRTHGTTLYNSIYRADDQALINAHVWGVNAFAAPVWHLRRSGEGGMFDTYVASFEAVWETATPVRGE, from the coding sequence ATGTCGAACGAGAGGCTACGAGCCGCCATGGCGGCCGGAGGCTGGACGTACGCCACCCTCGCAGACAAGGTCGAGGTCGACCCCAAGTCCGTTGAGCGATGGGTCAATCTGGCACGCACGCCACGTCGCACTACGGCCTTGCGAGCCGCGGAAACTCTAGGAGAAGACGTGCACGCACTATGGCCGGCGCTGCGGCAGGCGCGAGCGGCCCGCGCGGTGAGTCCCGAGCTGGTGGCGCTCTACGAGCAACGTGCAGATATCCCGGTAAGTGCGTTCGTGGACATGTTGAAGCAGGCCAGTGAGCGGATCGACGTGCTGGTGTACGCCGCCGTGTTTTTGCACGAGGCGTACCCAAGACTCAACGACCTCCTGGCGGAGCGGGCCGCGAAAGGGTGCGCCGTTCGCATCGCCATCGGTGATGCGGGCAGCATCAATGTTCAGCAGCGTGGACAGGAGGAGAGGTTTGGGCACGGCATCGAGTCCCGTTGCCGGCTTGCCCTCATGCACTACCGCTCTTTGATTGGGACACCTGGCGTCGAGGTGCGAACCCACGGCACCACCCTCTACAACTCCATCTATCGCGCAGACGACCAGGCCCTGATCAACGCCCATGTCTGGGGTGTGAACGCGTTTGCAGCTCCGGTCTGGCATCTGCGCCGGAGCGGGGAAGGCGGCATGTTCGATACTTACGTTGCAAGCTTCGAAGCAGTGTGGGAGACGGCGACACCAGTACGAGGAGAGTGA
- a CDS encoding DUF6415 family natural product biosynthesis protein, protein MGIDRTLRSGIDVDAIKATIARAVVKRSALPPYEELRELHAELRGHIEALLPLAEKQVGELWRGSVEWYQKRSKLDTIPHLVGQGLGPGLRSASDHVRHLGRTCQFLLNNAGASEEEAG, encoded by the coding sequence ATGGGCATCGACAGAACTCTTCGATCTGGCATTGACGTTGACGCGATCAAGGCGACGATCGCCCGTGCCGTGGTGAAGCGCTCGGCGCTGCCCCCGTACGAGGAACTGCGCGAGCTGCACGCTGAGCTGCGGGGGCACATCGAGGCTCTGTTGCCGCTGGCGGAGAAGCAGGTCGGTGAGCTGTGGCGGGGCTCGGTGGAGTGGTACCAGAAGCGGAGCAAGCTCGACACCATTCCCCACCTGGTGGGCCAGGGGCTCGGCCCGGGGTTGCGGTCGGCCTCGGACCACGTGCGCCACTTGGGGCGGACCTGCCAGTTTCTGCTCAACAACGCGGGTGCCTCCGAGGAGGAGGCCGGATGA
- a CDS encoding NUDIX hydrolase, with translation MPENEHEQRMARPRMAAGALFFDAQGRVLLVQPSYKPMWEIPGGYIEEGESPLAACRREVEEELGITPAIGSLLVIDWAPNPAEGDKVLYVFDGGELTPDAGTAIKLASDELLAAEFFWSEELDQLLIPRLARRVKGAMVARAEGRTTYLEHGEPARAIPGDNAE, from the coding sequence ATGCCCGAGAACGAGCACGAGCAGCGGATGGCGCGACCCCGGATGGCGGCCGGCGCCTTGTTCTTCGACGCCCAAGGTCGCGTGCTGCTGGTGCAGCCTTCGTACAAGCCGATGTGGGAGATCCCCGGCGGATACATCGAGGAAGGCGAGTCGCCCCTGGCAGCGTGTCGACGCGAGGTTGAAGAGGAACTGGGCATCACGCCGGCCATCGGTTCTCTGCTGGTGATCGACTGGGCGCCAAACCCTGCTGAAGGTGACAAAGTCCTGTACGTCTTCGACGGCGGGGAGTTGACGCCGGACGCGGGGACGGCAATCAAGCTTGCCTCTGACGAGCTGCTGGCCGCGGAGTTCTTCTGGAGCGAGGAACTCGACCAGCTACTGATCCCAAGGCTTGCCCGCCGTGTGAAGGGCGCCATGGTGGCACGGGCCGAAGGGCGCACGACTTACCTGGAGCACGGGGAACCGGCACGCGCCATTCCTGGCGACAACGCTGAATAG
- a CDS encoding helix-turn-helix transcriptional regulator, with the protein MTTQLSFGERVQFYRERRGLYQWQLGELVNRSEDWVYRVEAGRIPVNNVKMLADLADALRVHVEDLQGAPTLLGDHDDHKGSVPAIRAALMHSRRLAGALYDNREPPRLERLRVEVNDAWELYQSSAYAKLAARLPGLLADVRMATHGHLVRQNRTEALRLFALTCHVTAAFLRKLGETNLAWIAADQGDVAATESGDPAIMLALRRCVAHVQLGADHAAEAVSVTLDAANDLPPGWWESSPAALSLYGTLFLNGAVAAARLRDRALAEDMIAKAQAAADRLGRDANEMWTSFGPSNVEIHRLALALEFEDVQVAVDIAPGVRPAGLPPERRARARLDVARAYGEAGRTDDAVDHLKRAFRTAPEQMRAHEFARDLGRRLHERSRRRDAHELALGLGVLT; encoded by the coding sequence ATGACTACTCAGCTCTCCTTCGGCGAGCGGGTTCAGTTCTACCGGGAACGACGCGGCCTCTATCAGTGGCAGCTCGGGGAGCTGGTGAACCGCTCCGAAGACTGGGTGTACCGGGTTGAGGCCGGGCGCATCCCGGTGAACAACGTCAAGATGCTCGCGGACCTGGCGGACGCCCTGCGGGTCCACGTGGAAGACCTGCAAGGCGCGCCGACACTCCTCGGTGATCACGACGACCACAAGGGCAGCGTGCCCGCCATCCGAGCCGCACTCATGCACTCTCGGCGCTTGGCCGGCGCACTGTACGACAACCGGGAGCCTCCGCGCTTGGAGCGGCTCAGGGTGGAGGTCAACGACGCCTGGGAGCTGTACCAGTCGTCTGCTTACGCGAAGCTCGCAGCGCGGCTTCCAGGACTGCTGGCCGACGTGCGAATGGCCACCCACGGGCACCTCGTGAGGCAGAACAGAACCGAGGCCCTTCGACTGTTCGCCCTGACCTGTCACGTGACCGCGGCGTTCCTCCGGAAGCTGGGCGAGACGAATCTGGCCTGGATAGCTGCGGACCAGGGTGACGTAGCCGCGACCGAGTCAGGTGATCCAGCCATCATGCTGGCGCTCCGCCGGTGCGTGGCACATGTCCAGCTCGGCGCCGACCACGCGGCGGAGGCGGTAAGCGTCACCCTCGACGCAGCCAACGATCTCCCACCCGGTTGGTGGGAGAGCTCCCCCGCGGCGCTTTCCCTCTACGGAACGCTCTTCCTGAACGGGGCGGTCGCCGCGGCGCGGCTGCGTGATCGAGCTCTCGCCGAAGACATGATCGCGAAGGCGCAGGCAGCAGCCGATCGCCTGGGCAGGGATGCCAACGAGATGTGGACGTCCTTCGGACCGAGCAACGTGGAGATTCACCGTCTGGCGCTGGCGCTTGAGTTTGAAGACGTGCAGGTTGCCGTGGACATAGCACCGGGTGTGCGGCCTGCTGGACTCCCACCGGAGCGGCGGGCCAGGGCACGCCTTGACGTCGCTCGGGCCTACGGGGAGGCTGGGCGGACCGACGATGCGGTGGATCACCTGAAGCGGGCCTTCAGGACTGCGCCGGAGCAGATGCGGGCGCACGAGTTCGCCCGTGACCTCGGGCGCCGGCTGCACGAGCGGAGTCGGCGCCGCGATGCGCATGAACTCGCCCTGGGCCTCGGGGTACTCACCTAA
- a CDS encoding DUF6415 family natural product biosynthesis protein, with protein MDVRAIEVTINRAVVQRSTLPPYEELRELHAELLAHIETLLPLAEEQVSDLWRGSVEWYQKRSKLDTIPHLVGQGLGPGLRSASDHVRHLGRTCQFLLNNADASGEHAG; from the coding sequence GTGGACGTACGCGCGATCGAAGTGACGATCAATCGTGCCGTGGTGCAGCGGTCAACGCTGCCCCCGTACGAGGAACTGCGAGAGCTGCACGCTGAGTTGCTGGCGCATATCGAGACCCTGTTGCCGCTGGCGGAGGAGCAGGTCAGTGACCTGTGGCGGGGCTCGGTGGAGTGGTACCAGAAGCGCAGCAAGCTCGACACCATTCCCCACCTGGTGGGCCAGGGGCTCGGCCCGGGTTTGCGGTCGGCCTCGGACCACGTGCGCCACCTGGGGCGGACCTGCCAGTTCCTACTCAACAACGCGGATGCCTCCGGGGAGCATGCCGGATGA
- a CDS encoding winged helix-turn-helix domain-containing protein, whose protein sequence is MTPPTHDSRPPYQQAADALRAEIKAGKIRPGEQLPSHRELQERFGVANMTARSALRVLRDEGLIYTVQGRGSYVADVIGPNGENYEAKTYRRPQQPTPTEAGAEPDDAPAAGSLTEVLQAIRDQLRTLNADVQALKQEVAELKSHQGPGAAAH, encoded by the coding sequence ATGACGCCGCCGACGCACGATTCGCGCCCGCCCTACCAGCAGGCCGCCGACGCTCTCCGGGCGGAGATCAAGGCGGGCAAGATCAGGCCGGGCGAACAGCTCCCCTCGCACCGCGAGCTGCAAGAGCGGTTCGGCGTCGCCAACATGACCGCGCGCAGCGCCCTACGCGTACTCCGCGACGAGGGCTTGATCTACACCGTCCAGGGGCGGGGTAGCTATGTCGCGGACGTGATCGGGCCCAACGGCGAGAACTACGAGGCCAAGACCTACCGGCGACCGCAGCAGCCCACGCCTACCGAGGCCGGGGCGGAGCCGGACGATGCGCCGGCCGCGGGCTCTCTCACCGAGGTTCTCCAAGCCATCCGGGACCAGCTCCGCACGTTGAACGCGGACGTCCAGGCGCTCAAGCAGGAAGTCGCCGAGCTGAAGTCTCACCAGGGGCCGGGGGCCGCCGCTCATTGA
- a CDS encoding cell division protein FtsK, whose product MASIWAVLWLVRYVRADTMTRASIRQAVRVRFGWRRLAPMAGLSVTDKTPPTVVVAPDGKVPKPRVLIPKIKVAPDRYGVLVRAECLPKVSLGEFQRAAPYLADAWRCARVSVLPDTPGRLLIRGVRMDPLIVRTDHTPTGAPPEEIATWHLGLDEYAQPVSVSLADVPGVTVAGLPGFGKTSLLNRFLCDTAPSDAIQYAVADGKVTSSAEGDYAELAQRAFAFVGDDLGEANALFTRLVELRRARSAAIRSVLGVKNMWHVGPSAAWPLTVLIIDEAHTYFREHKGSDPQTKKLAALAAENARLVEDLVKKGRSVGMLVIIATQKATGDAIPTFIRDVCPVGLSFAQKTAEAAVVALGEDIRNWPDANPTALQDPVYVGVASMAHQGRPGFTRVRTPYVADTDADRIAAATAHLTRDPAELLAQLVKAA is encoded by the coding sequence GTGGCCTCCATATGGGCGGTGCTGTGGCTGGTGCGCTACGTGCGTGCGGACACGATGACGCGGGCCAGCATCCGTCAGGCGGTCCGCGTCCGCTTCGGCTGGCGGCGGCTGGCGCCGATGGCGGGGCTGTCGGTGACGGACAAGACGCCGCCGACCGTGGTGGTCGCCCCGGACGGCAAGGTGCCCAAGCCTCGGGTGCTCATCCCGAAGATCAAGGTGGCCCCTGACCGGTACGGGGTCCTGGTCCGGGCGGAGTGCCTGCCCAAGGTGAGCCTGGGCGAGTTCCAGCGCGCGGCCCCGTATCTGGCCGATGCCTGGCGGTGCGCCCGCGTATCGGTCCTGCCCGACACGCCGGGCCGGCTCCTGATCCGCGGCGTGCGCATGGACCCGCTCATCGTCCGCACCGACCACACCCCGACCGGGGCCCCGCCGGAGGAGATCGCGACGTGGCACCTGGGGTTGGACGAGTACGCCCAGCCGGTGAGCGTCAGCCTGGCCGACGTACCTGGCGTGACCGTGGCTGGTCTGCCCGGCTTCGGCAAGACCTCGTTGCTGAACCGGTTCCTGTGCGACACCGCGCCCTCGGACGCGATCCAGTACGCGGTTGCTGACGGCAAGGTCACCTCGTCTGCTGAGGGGGACTACGCGGAGCTGGCCCAGCGTGCTTTCGCGTTCGTCGGGGATGACCTCGGGGAGGCGAACGCCCTGTTCACGCGCTTGGTGGAGCTGCGGCGGGCCCGTTCGGCGGCCATCCGCTCCGTGCTCGGGGTCAAGAACATGTGGCACGTCGGCCCCTCCGCCGCCTGGCCCCTGACGGTCCTGATCATCGACGAAGCGCACACCTACTTCCGCGAGCACAAGGGCTCGGACCCCCAGACGAAGAAGCTCGCCGCGCTCGCCGCGGAGAACGCCCGACTGGTGGAGGACCTGGTGAAGAAGGGGCGGAGTGTCGGCATGCTGGTGATCATCGCGACCCAGAAGGCGACCGGCGACGCTATCCCCACCTTCATCCGCGATGTCTGTCCGGTGGGCCTGTCCTTCGCGCAGAAGACTGCTGAGGCGGCCGTGGTCGCCCTGGGAGAGGACATCCGGAACTGGCCGGACGCCAACCCCACCGCTCTCCAGGACCCGGTCTACGTCGGCGTGGCGTCCATGGCCCACCAGGGTCGGCCCGGCTTCACCCGCGTCCGCACCCCGTATGTGGCCGACACAGACGCCGACCGCATCGCCGCCGCCACCGCGCATCTGACCCGCGACCCCGCCGAACTCCTCGCCCAACTCGTGAAGGCGGCCTGA